The proteins below are encoded in one region of Aquisphaera giovannonii:
- a CDS encoding FG-GAP repeat domain-containing protein, giving the protein MNSDATSRRRLRAARRRGGRALAIEPLEDRRLLSTILVEGAGRGQAPVVRVLDAATGEPSFSFLAYGRGMRAGVRVAVGDADGDGVQDIVTATGPGGPGLVRVFRSTDGMLEGSFAVSGGRRGGYWVAAGDVEGTGAADIVVAPGLGTPLIQVFRGAGGQLVQSFQAGAGLPARAWKGAKVAVGDLDRDGLANIVATPGAGRPLVRVFGPGGAVVSSYKALPRAAAGGLSVAVGNVASAQRMDVVVAAAAGRSARVRVFQGTTSTVAADFKVAGPFAAGSGVQVAALGVQSRTGDEIALSSARSGARAPSAVVVSTQSLRLGAVFPSLASLLPSPSVAYRVPAARGGAFVAGSGTVANSTPAAAVANGLASATPASLTPLQRLAIYDPGSGKFLPVQQNDSRLVGKDITVLVHGWAPGYSDWVQYAAQQGTTLEWWQTFQKQDGYNPPAKNPGPASDWLLQGGPPNATAAAATGMAQSIGQDRTSGSGGPADPNAVVLAYSWIDDSATPAWDFLGVKVPEDADISESRTTLNGERLAAGLELALGSASAASAANIQLVGHSHGSKVATVAAVRLQQDGYPLKQLTLLDSPEDSDTAQGQAVVTLGAANFNWYFLQDLGLNRQSASAPFVDAYASYFGYAYGGTTSNGTVTLSNSLNQVVDVSLYPDSLSETNIPDRHSYAAWWYTGSGEPSLNNGNASGVGQYWSPLLPANAGSSNPVPGLSPYYEQDWDILSHPADRQFVLDSEGSPPSQNFTFTSAGVGTVSLQQSSSVIQSQAVSFRAPLDGYAGISFDYAFPSYQPGDLLTILADGKEAFVMDPTVSGTGTQHATISLSAGLLERHTLTFILTSASANSTSAVTISNVNTFERNVF; this is encoded by the coding sequence ATGAACTCTGATGCGACGAGTCGGCGACGCCTGCGGGCTGCGCGGCGGAGGGGGGGCCGGGCCCTGGCGATCGAGCCCCTGGAGGATCGCCGGCTGCTCTCGACGATCCTCGTGGAGGGGGCGGGGCGGGGGCAGGCGCCGGTGGTCCGGGTGCTCGACGCGGCGACGGGCGAGCCGAGCTTCTCGTTCCTCGCGTACGGCCGGGGCATGCGGGCGGGCGTCCGGGTGGCGGTCGGGGACGCGGACGGCGACGGCGTCCAGGACATCGTCACGGCGACGGGGCCGGGGGGGCCGGGGCTCGTCCGGGTGTTCCGGTCCACCGACGGGATGCTCGAGGGCTCGTTCGCGGTCTCGGGCGGGCGTCGCGGCGGCTACTGGGTCGCGGCGGGGGACGTGGAGGGGACCGGCGCGGCGGACATCGTCGTGGCGCCGGGGCTGGGCACGCCCTTGATCCAGGTCTTCCGCGGGGCGGGCGGCCAGCTCGTCCAGAGCTTCCAGGCGGGCGCCGGGCTCCCGGCGAGGGCGTGGAAGGGGGCGAAGGTCGCGGTGGGCGACCTGGACCGGGACGGCCTCGCCAACATCGTCGCCACGCCGGGGGCCGGCCGGCCGCTCGTCCGGGTCTTCGGCCCGGGCGGGGCGGTCGTCTCCTCGTACAAGGCCCTGCCGAGGGCCGCGGCCGGGGGGCTCTCGGTCGCGGTGGGCAACGTCGCGAGCGCCCAGCGGATGGACGTGGTGGTCGCCGCGGCCGCCGGCAGGTCCGCCCGGGTCCGCGTCTTCCAGGGGACGACGTCGACGGTGGCCGCCGACTTCAAAGTGGCCGGCCCGTTCGCGGCCGGCTCGGGCGTGCAGGTCGCGGCGCTCGGCGTGCAGAGCCGGACCGGGGACGAGATCGCCCTGTCCTCGGCCCGATCGGGCGCGAGGGCCCCGTCCGCGGTCGTCGTCAGCACGCAGTCGCTCCGCCTCGGCGCGGTCTTCCCGTCGCTGGCATCCCTGCTCCCCTCGCCGAGCGTGGCGTATCGCGTCCCCGCGGCCCGCGGCGGGGCGTTCGTGGCGGGCTCCGGCACCGTGGCCAACTCGACGCCCGCGGCGGCGGTGGCGAACGGCCTCGCGTCCGCGACGCCGGCCTCGCTCACGCCCCTCCAGCGGCTGGCGATCTACGACCCGGGCTCGGGGAAGTTCCTGCCGGTCCAGCAGAACGACTCGCGGCTGGTGGGCAAGGACATCACGGTGCTCGTCCACGGCTGGGCGCCCGGGTACAGCGACTGGGTGCAGTACGCGGCCCAGCAGGGCACCACGCTGGAGTGGTGGCAGACCTTCCAGAAGCAGGACGGCTACAACCCGCCGGCGAAGAACCCCGGCCCGGCGTCGGACTGGCTCCTCCAGGGCGGCCCGCCCAACGCGACGGCCGCGGCGGCCACCGGCATGGCCCAGTCGATCGGCCAAGACCGGACCTCGGGCTCCGGCGGCCCGGCGGACCCGAACGCCGTGGTGCTCGCCTATTCGTGGATCGACGACTCCGCGACGCCCGCCTGGGACTTCCTGGGCGTGAAGGTCCCGGAGGACGCCGACATCTCCGAGTCCCGCACCACGCTCAACGGCGAACGCCTGGCCGCCGGCCTGGAGTTGGCGCTCGGCTCGGCGTCGGCGGCCTCGGCCGCGAACATCCAGCTCGTCGGCCACAGCCACGGATCCAAGGTGGCCACGGTCGCGGCCGTCCGGCTCCAGCAGGACGGCTATCCGCTCAAGCAGCTGACGCTCCTCGACTCCCCGGAGGATTCCGACACCGCGCAGGGGCAGGCCGTCGTGACCCTGGGCGCGGCGAACTTCAACTGGTACTTCCTCCAGGATCTCGGCCTGAACCGCCAGAGCGCCTCCGCGCCGTTCGTGGACGCGTACGCCTCGTACTTCGGCTACGCGTACGGCGGGACGACGAGCAACGGGACGGTCACGCTCTCGAACTCCCTGAACCAGGTCGTGGACGTGAGCCTGTACCCGGACAGCCTGAGCGAGACCAACATCCCGGACCGGCACAGCTACGCCGCCTGGTGGTACACCGGCTCCGGCGAGCCGTCGCTGAACAACGGCAATGCATCGGGCGTCGGCCAGTACTGGTCGCCGCTGCTGCCGGCCAACGCCGGATCCTCGAACCCGGTTCCCGGACTGTCCCCCTACTACGAGCAGGACTGGGACATCCTCTCGCACCCGGCCGACCGGCAATTCGTCCTGGATTCGGAAGGCTCCCCGCCGTCCCAGAACTTCACGTTCACCTCCGCCGGCGTCGGCACCGTGAGCCTGCAGCAGTCGTCCTCCGTGATCCAGTCGCAGGCCGTGAGCTTCCGGGCGCCGCTCGACGGCTACGCGGGGATCTCGTTCGACTACGCCTTCCCGTCGTACCAGCCCGGCGACCTGCTGACGATCCTGGCCGACGGCAAGGAGGCATTCGTCATGGACCCGACCGTCTCCGGCACGGGCACGCAGCACGCGACCATCAGCCTGAGCGCCGGGCTCCTCGAGCGTCACACGCTCACCTTCATCCTCACCAGCGCCTCGGCGAACTCCACGTCGGCGGTGACGATCTCCAACGTGAACACGTTCGAGCGGAACGTATTTTGA
- a CDS encoding DUF6599 family protein, which translates to MNRWLAAIPFLFPVLVAAQEPAGPAKAAPQRLTPEMKAKTEAIARALDGLAPEGFARKGVVERYTEANLYEKIDGRSELFQAYDVAGLAFVTFSRPDAPSRFIDIFLYDMATPLGAFGVYSVERPPGSKPVAIGDAAHRGGADLFFRKGRYYASILTSGPDEAVQKAATALAGTLADRLEGKAADLWGLAMLPAQGRIEDSVQYLMVDALGLDFLTNAFTARYRDGESTFTAFVARCKSEANAADVLARYRAHLEEFGSLSEPARIEGASVLLADMGGGDFDGACRVGNVLVGVTAVKGRDAAVKAMTFLLKGLKVPK; encoded by the coding sequence ATGAACCGATGGCTGGCCGCGATCCCGTTCCTGTTCCCCGTCCTCGTCGCCGCCCAGGAGCCCGCCGGCCCCGCCAAGGCCGCGCCGCAGCGGCTCACGCCCGAGATGAAGGCGAAGACGGAAGCCATCGCCCGGGCGTTGGATGGCCTCGCGCCCGAGGGCTTCGCGAGGAAGGGCGTCGTGGAGCGCTACACCGAGGCCAACCTGTACGAGAAGATCGACGGCCGTTCCGAGCTGTTCCAGGCCTACGACGTAGCCGGCCTGGCCTTCGTCACCTTCTCCCGGCCCGACGCCCCATCCAGGTTCATCGACATCTTCCTCTACGACATGGCCACGCCCCTGGGCGCCTTCGGCGTCTACTCGGTCGAGCGACCGCCCGGCAGCAAGCCCGTCGCGATCGGCGACGCCGCCCACCGCGGCGGGGCCGACCTGTTCTTCCGGAAGGGCCGGTATTACGCGTCGATCCTGACGTCGGGCCCGGACGAGGCGGTCCAGAAGGCGGCGACCGCGCTGGCCGGGACGCTGGCGGATCGCCTCGAAGGCAAGGCGGCAGACCTCTGGGGCCTCGCCATGCTCCCGGCGCAGGGCCGGATCGAGGACTCGGTCCAGTACCTCATGGTCGATGCCCTGGGGCTCGACTTCCTGACCAACGCGTTCACGGCCCGATACCGCGACGGCGAGTCCACGTTCACCGCCTTCGTCGCTCGCTGCAAGTCGGAGGCGAACGCCGCGGACGTCCTGGCCAGGTACAGGGCCCACCTCGAGGAGTTCGGCAGCCTGTCCGAGCCGGCCAGAATCGAAGGGGCGTCGGTCCTCCTCGCCGACATGGGCGGCGGCGACTTCGACGGCGCCTGCCGGGTCGGCAACGTCCTCGTCGGCGTCACGGCGGTCAAGGGCCGCGACGCGGCCGTCAAGGCCATGACCTTCCTGCTCAAGGGCCTGAAGGTCCCGAAGTGA
- a CDS encoding aldo/keto reductase has product MTAPDEMNRREFIKTTAVTTAAATATATAAVATSARAEDAPGDGLIHRNERAGMPYRKLGRTNFVCSRLVFGGGAALIGGKAVRLLNAAFDAGVNFYDLGSNAYYKGSERAFAPFLAANRGKIWVTSKAPLRPVDGYQPGKALTKEQGKFLADYWTGLLNASLADLGTDYVDAYYLMGVGEPEVIRCEELHEAFLKAKQAGKVGHWGVSTHKRAQQVLEAMIETGWYDLAMIAITPAGWYDWDSKSLLPGTPAMVDLQPTLKRARDAGIGLVGMKAARYLSSRGGKELEKAFDGHYSEKLMQSGLSAWQRSYAFVLAHGVDVVNSDMQNFAHFKENLAAVQRSAELFATA; this is encoded by the coding sequence ATGACCGCGCCGGATGAGATGAACCGTCGGGAATTCATCAAGACCACGGCTGTCACCACGGCGGCCGCCACGGCCACGGCCACGGCGGCCGTCGCGACGTCGGCGAGGGCCGAGGACGCGCCGGGGGACGGGCTGATCCACCGCAACGAGCGGGCCGGCATGCCGTACCGCAAGCTCGGGCGGACCAACTTCGTGTGCAGCCGCCTCGTCTTCGGCGGCGGCGCGGCGCTGATCGGCGGGAAGGCCGTGCGGCTGCTGAACGCGGCGTTCGACGCGGGCGTGAACTTCTACGACCTCGGCTCCAACGCCTATTACAAGGGGAGCGAGCGGGCCTTCGCCCCCTTCCTGGCGGCGAACCGCGGCAAGATCTGGGTCACGTCCAAGGCGCCGCTGCGGCCCGTCGACGGCTACCAGCCGGGCAAGGCCCTGACCAAGGAGCAGGGCAAGTTCCTGGCCGATTACTGGACGGGGCTGCTGAACGCGAGCCTCGCCGACCTGGGCACCGACTACGTGGACGCCTACTACCTGATGGGCGTCGGCGAGCCGGAGGTGATCCGCTGCGAGGAGCTGCACGAGGCGTTCCTCAAGGCGAAGCAGGCCGGGAAGGTGGGCCACTGGGGCGTGAGCACCCACAAGCGGGCGCAGCAGGTGCTCGAGGCCATGATCGAGACCGGCTGGTACGACCTCGCCATGATCGCCATCACCCCCGCCGGGTGGTACGACTGGGATTCCAAGAGCCTCCTCCCAGGCACGCCGGCGATGGTCGACCTCCAGCCCACGCTGAAGCGAGCCCGGGACGCCGGCATCGGCCTCGTCGGCATGAAGGCGGCCCGCTACCTGTCGTCCCGCGGCGGCAAGGAATTGGAGAAGGCCTTCGACGGGCATTACAGCGAGAAGCTGATGCAGTCGGGGCTCTCGGCCTGGCAGCGTTCCTACGCGTTCGTCCTCGCCCACGGCGTCGACGTGGTCAATTCGGACATGCAGAACTTCGCCCACTTCAAGGAGAACCTCGCGGCCGTCCAGCGCTCGGCGGAGCTGTTCGCCACGGCCTGA
- a CDS encoding inositol oxygenase family protein, with the protein MSRSTADAQKQSPLADLDDWESAHVADESGAPVAREGKKESEFRDYRKNVRAGVREFYRLQHTNQTLDFVLAKKREYLPRQRKVMGVWEAMEFLNTLVDDSDPDTDLSQIEHLMQTAEAIRADGHPRWFILTGLVHDLGKILCLFGEPQWAVVGDTFPVGCAYSEEIVFPEFFADNPDSKVAEYQTPCGIYREGCGLDEVHLCWGHDEYLYHVVKDYLPEEGLAMIRYHSFYAWHRAGAYTHLTNEKDRRLLEWVRKFNPYDLYSKGHTKPDVKALTPFYRDLIAEYFPPQLAW; encoded by the coding sequence ATGTCCAGGTCGACCGCAGACGCGCAGAAGCAGAGTCCCCTGGCCGACCTGGACGACTGGGAATCGGCGCACGTCGCCGACGAGTCCGGGGCGCCGGTCGCCCGCGAGGGCAAGAAGGAGTCGGAGTTCCGCGACTACCGCAAGAACGTCCGGGCCGGCGTCCGGGAGTTCTACAGGCTCCAGCACACGAACCAGACGCTCGACTTCGTGCTGGCCAAGAAGCGCGAGTACCTGCCGCGACAGCGGAAGGTGATGGGCGTCTGGGAGGCGATGGAGTTCCTCAATACCCTGGTCGACGACAGCGACCCGGACACGGACCTCTCGCAGATCGAGCACCTGATGCAGACGGCCGAGGCCATCCGCGCCGACGGCCATCCCCGATGGTTCATCCTCACCGGGCTGGTCCACGACCTGGGGAAGATCCTCTGCCTCTTCGGCGAGCCCCAGTGGGCGGTCGTCGGCGACACGTTCCCCGTCGGCTGCGCCTACTCCGAGGAGATCGTCTTCCCCGAGTTCTTCGCCGACAACCCGGACTCCAAGGTCGCCGAGTATCAGACGCCTTGCGGCATCTATCGGGAAGGCTGCGGGCTGGACGAGGTCCATCTCTGCTGGGGCCACGACGAGTACCTGTACCACGTCGTCAAGGACTACCTCCCCGAGGAGGGCCTGGCCATGATCCGCTACCACTCGTTCTACGCCTGGCACCGAGCCGGGGCGTACACGCACCTGACGAACGAGAAGGACCGTCGGCTGCTGGAGTGGGTCCGCAAGTTCAACCCCTACGACCTGTACTCCAAGGGCCACACCAAGCCCGACGTGAAGGCGCTGACGCCGTTCTACCGGGACCTGATCGCCGAATACTTCCCGCCCCAGCTCGCCTGGTGA